One genomic region from Sciurus carolinensis chromosome 2, mSciCar1.2, whole genome shotgun sequence encodes:
- the Tgfb3 gene encoding transforming growth factor beta-3 proprotein encodes MKMHLQRALVVLALLNFASVSLSLSTCTTLDFGHIKKKRVEAIRGQILSKLRLTSPPEPSVMTHVPYQVLALYNSTRELLEEMQGEREEGCTQENTESEYYAKEIHKFDMIQGLAEHNELAVCPKGITSKVFRFNVSSVEKNGTNLFRAEFRVLRVPNPNSKRTEQRIELFQILRPDEHIAKQRYIGGKNLPTRGTAEWLSFDVTDTVREWLLRRESNLGLEISIHCPCHTFQPNGDILENIHEVMEIKFKGVDNEDDHGRGDLGRLKKQKDHHNPHLILMMIPPHRLDNPGQGGQRKKRALDTNYCFRNLEENCCVRPLYIDFRQDLGWKWVHEPKGYYANFCSGPCPYLRSADTTHSTVLGLYNTLNPEASASPCCVPQDLEPLTILYYVGRTPKVEQLSNMVVKSCKCS; translated from the exons ATGAAGATGCACTTGCAGAGGGCTCTGGTGGTCCTGGCCCTGCTGAACTTTGCCTCGGTCAGCCTCTCTCTGTCCACTTGCACCACCTTGGACTTTGGCCACATCAAGAAGAAGAGGGTGGAAGCCATTAGGGGACAGATCTTGAGCAAGCTCAGGCTCACCAGCCCCCCTGAGCCATCGGTGATGACCCACGTCCCCTACCAGGTCCTGGCCCTTTACAACAGCACCCGGGAGCTGCTGGAGGAGAtgcagggggagagggaggaaggctgTACTCAGGAAAACACCGAGTCGGAATACTATGCTAAAGAGATCCATAAATTCGACATGATCCAGGGGCTGGCGGAGCACA ACGAGCTGGCCGTCTGCCCCAAAGGAATTACCTCCAAGGTTTTCCGCTTCAACGTGTCCTCAGTGGAGAAAAATGGAACCAATCTTTTCCGGGCAGAATTCCGGGTCTTGCGGGTGCCTAATCCCAACTCCAAGCGCACTGAGCAGAGGATCGAGCTCTTCCAG ATACTCCGACCAGATGAGCACATCGCCAAACAACGTTACATCGGAGGCAAAAATCTGCCCACACGGGGCACTGCTGAGTGGCTGTCTTTTGATGTCACCGACACTGTGCGCGAGTGGCTGTTGCGAAGAG AGTCCAACCTGGGTCTGGAAATCAGCATTCACTGTCCATGTCACACCTTTCAGCCCAATGGAGATATCCTGGAAAACATTCACGAGGTGATGGAAATCAAATTCAAAG GGGTGGACAATGAGGACGACCATGGCCGTGGAGACCTAGGGCGCCTcaagaagcagaaggatcaccaCAACCCTCACCTGATCCTCATGATGATCCCTCCACACCGGCTCGACAACCCAGGCCAGGGGGGCCAGAGGAAGAAGCGGGCCCTGGACACCAACTATTGCTTCCG TAACTTGGAGGAGAACTGCTGCGTGCGACCCCTCTACATTGACTTCCGACAGGACCTGGGCTGGAAGTGGGTCCATGAACCTAAGGGCTACTATGCCAACTTCTGCTCCGGCCCTTGCCCATATCTCCGCAGTGCAGACACGACCCACAGCACG GTGCTAGGACTCTACAACACCCTGAATCCGGAGGCATCGGCCTCGCCTTGCTGTGTGCCCCAGGACCTGGAGCCCCTGACCATTCTGTACTATGTTGGGAGGACCCCCAAGGTGGAGCAGCTCTCCAACATGGTGGTGAAGTCATGCAAGTGTAGCTGA